A section of the Streptomyces sp. CG1 genome encodes:
- a CDS encoding ABC transporter permease, whose protein sequence is MRTLRNLPGPLPLVAGLVALLVASPLVFVGLQATQAGSDTAHRLLARPVMETLLWHTVALTTVVTAGTLVLGFAAAYLVERTDLPGCRAWTVALAMPLAVPEFVHGYSWVSLFPQVQGYWGAVLVMTSSLYPLVFLPVAATLRHADASTEEVARSLGHGRLAPLWRVTLPLTRPALAGGALLVSLYLLGEYGAFAMLRYTTFATAIYNEFQTSFDMASASLLTLALVGLALLLVALDARAARRGRVVREGTTGRGCALVPLGRWKPVAAGALAAVVGVTLGVPVFALVHWLARGSSTTLPSASIVTETATTLGYALSSAAVATAAAVPVALYSWRRPTRLARTVERAAYLTRALPGIAVALSVVYFAIRYAQPLYQQPSLLVAGYVVLFFPLALTSVRASLAHVPHGVEDVARSLGVHRIVVLSRVTLPLILPGLGAAFAMVTLTASTELTATLLLRPTGTETLATQFWVYTTGLSYGAAAPYAAVMVALSVPAVLMLTRRTLGTRATAPREI, encoded by the coding sequence GTGAGGACCCTTCGCAACCTGCCGGGCCCGCTGCCGCTGGTGGCGGGCCTCGTCGCGCTGCTCGTCGCCTCACCGCTGGTGTTCGTCGGGCTGCAGGCCACGCAAGCGGGCAGCGACACCGCGCACCGCCTGCTGGCCCGACCCGTGATGGAAACGCTGCTGTGGCACACCGTCGCCCTCACCACGGTCGTCACTGCCGGCACGCTCGTGCTCGGCTTCGCCGCCGCCTACCTGGTGGAGCGCACCGACCTGCCCGGTTGCCGGGCGTGGACGGTGGCGCTTGCGATGCCGCTCGCGGTGCCGGAGTTCGTTCACGGCTACTCCTGGGTCTCGCTGTTCCCCCAGGTTCAGGGGTACTGGGGTGCGGTACTGGTGATGACGTCCTCGCTCTATCCGCTGGTGTTCCTGCCGGTGGCCGCCACGCTCCGGCACGCCGACGCCTCGACCGAGGAAGTCGCGCGCAGCCTGGGCCACGGCCGGCTCGCGCCCCTGTGGCGGGTCACGCTGCCGCTCACCCGCCCCGCCCTGGCGGGCGGCGCGCTGCTCGTGTCGCTCTATCTCCTGGGCGAATACGGGGCGTTCGCGATGCTGCGCTACACCACGTTCGCCACCGCGATCTACAACGAGTTCCAGACCAGCTTCGACATGGCTTCCGCCAGCCTGCTCACCCTCGCGCTGGTCGGTCTCGCCCTCCTCCTCGTCGCTCTCGACGCGCGGGCCGCGCGGCGCGGCCGGGTGGTGCGTGAAGGCACCACCGGGCGAGGCTGCGCCCTCGTGCCTCTGGGACGGTGGAAGCCGGTCGCCGCAGGCGCGTTGGCGGCGGTGGTCGGGGTGACGCTCGGGGTGCCGGTCTTCGCCCTCGTCCACTGGCTGGCGCGCGGCAGCTCCACCACTCTCCCGTCCGCCTCCATCGTCACCGAGACGGCGACGACCCTGGGGTATGCCCTGTCGTCGGCGGCCGTCGCCACCGCCGCCGCGGTGCCGGTGGCGCTCTACTCCTGGCGCCGCCCCACCCGCCTGGCCCGCACCGTGGAACGCGCCGCCTACCTGACCAGGGCACTGCCCGGTATCGCTGTCGCCCTGTCGGTGGTGTACTTCGCCATCCGCTACGCCCAACCCCTCTACCAGCAGCCGTCGTTGCTGGTGGCCGGATATGTGGTGCTGTTCTTCCCGCTCGCCCTGACCTCCGTGCGGGCCTCCCTCGCGCACGTGCCGCACGGAGTCGAGGATGTGGCCCGCTCGCTGGGCGTCCACAGGATCGTGGTCCTGAGCCGGGTCACGCTGCCGCTGATCCTGCCCGGGCTCGGCGCGGCCTTCGCGATGGTCACGCTCACCGCGAGCACCGAACTCACCGCCACGCTGTTGTTGCGCCCGACCGGCACCGAGACCCTCGCCACCCAGTTCTGGGTCTACACCACCGGCCTCTCCTACGGCGCGGCGGCGCCGTACGCCGCCGTGATGGTCGCCCTGTCCGTGCCCGCCGTCCTGATGCTCACCCGCCGCACCCTCGGCACTCGCGCAACTGCCCCAAGGGAGATCTGA
- a CDS encoding extracellular solute-binding protein has product MSRVVLRSARRSALLATATAMSLSALALAGCSGSNDSGGASSDKESAGSLKGQTITVYSGQHEQTVSALVKDFQARTGIRANVRSGDEAELANQILTEGPASPADVFFAENPPALTTLENKGLLAKVNAATLAAVPSADSSAQGDWVGVSAREAAFVHNTGKLQAGQVPPTVKDLADATWRGKLGIAPGETDFTPIVTRMIKTQGEAGAKSWLEGLKANSKVYGSNEDLVAAVNRGEVEGGVIDHYYWYRLRDEQGAAHIHSALGYFKQGDPGALVDVSGAAVLSHGKHQAAAQAFLAYLTSKPAQQIIATSESYEYPLAAGVKNAKVSRSLADSGSVAQAGDLGDGKDALQLLQSVGLL; this is encoded by the coding sequence ATGTCTCGTGTCGTCCTGCGGTCCGCTCGGCGGTCTGCCCTGCTGGCGACGGCGACGGCGATGTCGCTGTCGGCCCTGGCGCTGGCGGGGTGCAGCGGTTCGAACGACTCCGGGGGCGCGTCGTCGGACAAGGAGTCGGCTGGTTCGCTGAAGGGGCAGACGATCACCGTCTACAGCGGTCAGCACGAGCAGACGGTCAGTGCCCTGGTGAAGGACTTCCAGGCGCGGACCGGCATCAGGGCCAACGTCCGCTCGGGCGACGAGGCCGAGTTGGCCAACCAGATCCTCACCGAGGGTCCGGCCTCCCCTGCGGATGTGTTCTTCGCGGAGAACCCGCCCGCGCTCACCACCCTGGAGAACAAGGGCCTGCTGGCGAAGGTGAACGCCGCTACCCTGGCGGCGGTTCCCTCGGCCGACAGCTCGGCCCAGGGCGACTGGGTGGGTGTCTCCGCCCGTGAGGCGGCGTTCGTCCACAACACCGGCAAGCTCCAGGCAGGGCAAGTACCGCCCACCGTGAAGGACTTGGCCGATGCGACGTGGAGGGGGAAGCTGGGCATCGCGCCGGGCGAGACGGACTTCACTCCGATCGTCACCAGGATGATCAAGACGCAGGGCGAGGCCGGCGCGAAGAGCTGGCTGGAGGGGCTGAAGGCCAACAGCAAGGTCTACGGCAGTAACGAGGACCTGGTCGCCGCGGTGAACCGGGGCGAGGTCGAGGGCGGCGTCATCGACCACTACTACTGGTACCGGCTGCGCGATGAACAGGGCGCCGCCCACATCCACAGCGCACTTGGCTACTTCAAGCAAGGCGACCCCGGCGCGCTGGTAGACGTCTCCGGCGCGGCAGTCCTCTCCCACGGCAAGCACCAGGCGGCCGCCCAGGCGTTCCTCGCCTACCTGACCAGCAAGCCCGCCCAGCAGATCATCGCCACGTCCGAGAGCTACGAGTATCCGCTCGCCGCCGGGGTGAAGAACGCCAAGGTGAGCCGATCGCTGGCGGACTCCGGATCGGTGGCTCAGGCCGGCGACCTCGGCGACGGCAAGGACGCGCTGCAGCTCCTCCAGTCCGTCGGTCTGCTGTGA